The Gemmatimonas sp. region TCTGCCCTTCGACGAACCGCTCGACGGCGAACGCACGAAGGCCTTCATGCGCGAGCTCGACCGCCGAAACGCGCCCATTCTGCAGCCCGGCTCGACTGGTGTGCACTACGGTGACAGCCCGATGGTGCGCGGACTGCAGGTTATTCCTATCCTCCAGGCCTTCGGCATTGGACTGCTCGTCGCATTCGGTGTCTATGCGTTGATTGAACGCGGACGCGCCGATCGCGAGAAAGTATGGGCCGGTATGGCGCGTGAGGCCGCCCACCAACTTGGCACGCCGCTCTCGGCGATGGCCGGCTGGCTCGAACTGCTGCGGGACATGGTCACCACCGCGACCGCCACCCGCGCCGTCGATGCAATGGAGCAGGATCTGCAACGCCTTGAACGGGTGTCACATCGTTTCGAGCGAATCGGTCGTCCGCCGCGCGACGAGCAGGTGGATTGCGCTGAGCTGGTCGATCGGCTGGCCTCGTACTTCGCAGCGCGCGCGCCCACGCTGGCGCGCACCGTGCGCATTCGGAGCGAGCACCCCGAGGGGCCGCTCATGACGCGCGGCGACAAGGTGCTCCTGGAGTGGGTGTTGGAAGTACTGATCAAGAACGCGATGGACGCCCTCGCTGGTCGTGATGGAGAAGTCGTCGTGTCGGCCATTCCGCTCCCGGAGGGGGGCGTGCGCATTCGCGTGCAGGACAACGGCCCCGGCATTCCCCGCAAATTGCGCAAGCGCATTTTCGACGCCGGCTTCACCACGAAGGATCGCGGCTGGGGTATCGGCTTGTCGCTCGCGCGTCGCATCGTGCAGGAGAATCACGAAGGCAAGCTGATGCTCGCTGACACCGACCGCGGAGCGGCGTTCGACGTTATCTTGCACGCATGACGACGACGGGTTGGTCCGGTTCCCTCTTTGACGCGGTGCCCTCGGCACCTGCGCTCGATCTCGAAGCGCTGACGCGAAGCCTTAATCCCGGCCAGCGCGAAGCCGTGTTTCATGACGATGGTCCGGCGCTGGTGCTTGCCGGGGCCGGCTCCGGCAAGACCCGCGTGCTCACCACGCGCATCGCCCGACTCATCGGCGATCGCGGCGTGGCGCCCCACGAAATCCTCTCCGTCACGTTCACGAACAAGGCCGCCGGCGAGATGCGCGCCCGTATCGCCAAGTTTCTCGGGCACGAACCGAAAGGCATGTGGTGCGGCACCTTCCACGCCCTCGGCGCGCGCATGCTGCGCGGCGTGGCCCCGATCGTGGGACGCGAGCAGAACTTCACGATCTACGACGAAGACGACACCATCGGTGCCGTCAAGCGCGTCATGGAACGTCGCAAGCTCAGCCCCACGCAGTTCGCCCCCAAGGCCATTCTGAGCGCGATCTCGAGTGCCAAGAACGCGCTCGTATCTCCGAGCGAATACGCGCGTACGGCCCGTGACACCTTCACGACGGCCGTCGCCGGCGTGTACACCGATCTCGAACA contains the following coding sequences:
- a CDS encoding HAMP domain-containing sensor histidine kinase, whose amino-acid sequence is MRRRRWPVVVMVLGVLGLLTWYVVYTQHVVRQLRVAAAGQGQMYSRIFRALQDTSATQDPTITLVELLQQIRESGLPLVLTDTDGRVSGVANLPFDEPLDGERTKAFMRELDRRNAPILQPGSTGVHYGDSPMVRGLQVIPILQAFGIGLLVAFGVYALIERGRADREKVWAGMAREAAHQLGTPLSAMAGWLELLRDMVTTATATRAVDAMEQDLQRLERVSHRFERIGRPPRDEQVDCAELVDRLASYFAARAPTLARTVRIRSEHPEGPLMTRGDKVLLEWVLEVLIKNAMDALAGRDGEVVVSAIPLPEGGVRIRVQDNGPGIPRKLRKRIFDAGFTTKDRGWGIGLSLARRIVQENHEGKLMLADTDRGAAFDVILHA